From Leptotrichia wadei, one genomic window encodes:
- the rbfA gene encoding 30S ribosome-binding factor RbfA, with product MNDRRKKGLEKEISRIVGMTLLTEIKNEKIRNLVTIHKVELTKDGRYLDLTFSILDLNDNVNKEKIAEDLNKLKGFFRKKIGSQLTVRFVPEVRIHLDDSVEYGVKIASILSEIKKENSDTE from the coding sequence ATGAATGATAGAAGAAAAAAAGGACTGGAAAAGGAAATTTCAAGAATTGTTGGAATGACGCTTTTGACAGAAATAAAAAATGAAAAAATAAGAAATCTTGTTACAATTCACAAGGTAGAGCTTACAAAGGATGGAAGATATCTTGATTTGACATTTTCAATACTTGATTTGAATGATAATGTGAATAAAGAAAAAATCGCTGAAGATTTGAACAAGTTAAAGGGATTTTTTAGAAAAAAAATTGGGTCGCAATTAACAGTCAGATTTGTTCCAGAAGTGAGAATTCATTTGGATGACAGTGTTGAATATGGTGTGAAGATAGCTTCAATATTAAGTGAAATAAAAAAAGAAAATAGTGATACTGAATAG